From Leptotrichia wadei, one genomic window encodes:
- a CDS encoding tetratricopeptide repeat protein, which translates to MGKTRRIVMMVAILLTFATVVRGNYYVAENTETEGGDATTVNSDEESVLPPTTKADETTKKAFKPPKEETVKPKERDTGTMPATQTEDISTEAKYNSYTNYENATLAKKSSSATFRMAQLYFRDGLYEKAVNLALKDENPDIPVMYVIAIGSRLMGNNDRSIDYYARILSQDENQAEAKLGIGIAYKSKGDFSKALGYLRDYNSTHADDEVKKEITILNEILAGSR; encoded by the coding sequence ATGGGGAAAACAAGAAGGATAGTAATGATGGTGGCAATTCTTCTCACTTTTGCAACAGTTGTAAGAGGAAATTATTATGTTGCTGAAAATACAGAAACCGAAGGCGGAGATGCAACAACTGTAAACAGTGATGAAGAAAGCGTTCTGCCACCAACAACTAAGGCTGATGAAACTACGAAAAAGGCATTTAAACCGCCAAAGGAAGAAACAGTAAAGCCAAAGGAAAGAGATACTGGGACAATGCCGGCGACACAGACAGAAGACATATCTACAGAGGCAAAGTATAATTCCTATACAAATTATGAAAATGCTACACTTGCTAAAAAAAGTTCATCAGCAACATTTAGAATGGCTCAGCTGTATTTTCGTGATGGACTTTATGAAAAGGCGGTAAATCTGGCATTGAAGGATGAAAATCCTGATATTCCTGTGATGTACGTAATTGCGATTGGATCTCGGCTTATGGGGAATAATGACAGATCGATTGACTATTATGCCAGAATTTTATCGCAGGATGAAAATCAGGCTGAAGCAAAATTAGGGATAGGCATTGCCTATAAATCAAAAGGGGATTTTTCAAAGGCGTTGGGATATTTAAGAGATTATAATTCTACACATGCCGATGATGAAGTAAAAAAAGAAATTACAATATTAAATGAAATATTAGCTGGTTCAAGATAA